In Brachypodium distachyon strain Bd21 chromosome 2, Brachypodium_distachyon_v3.0, whole genome shotgun sequence, one genomic interval encodes:
- the LOC112271110 gene encoding uncharacterized protein LOC112271110: MANLLSKVSGAMAACARRVSRATRRLLRSRSIRKGKKEVKTSGADGEAVWHRSILLGQRCEPLNFSGAIHYDAQGRRLSQPRGGTASAKQQLQAATMLICLSADVVDEAITDGERN; the protein is encoded by the coding sequence ATGGCTAACCTGTTGAGCAAAGTTTCAGGTGCCATGGCCGCCTGCGCCCGGCGCGTCTCGCGCGCCACGCGGCGGCTCCTGCGCTCACGGAGCATCCGCAAGGGCAAGAAGGAAGTCAAGACGAGCGGCGCCGACGGTGAAGCCGTGTGGCACCGGTCGATACTGCTGGGGCAGCGCTGCGAGCCGCTCAACTTCTCCGGCGCCATCCACTACGATGCCCAAGGGCGTCGGCTCTCGCAGCCccgcggcggcacggcgagcgcgaagcagcagctgcaggcgGCCACGATGCTCATCTGCCTGTCGGCGGACGTCGTGGACGAGGCCATCACGGATGGAGAGAggaactga